TCGTGTTTAACGGCATGAAATTAGGTGCCAATAATGGATTCCACCCATCCAAATTAACTTAATTTGTTTCAATTTGGTTTATTAAATTTGTATCAAGTGGTTGATTAATGGGTTTTCTATCTTCTACAAATAGATAGATACCACGACTGTATCATCATTTACTTACAAAGACTTTTCTTAATCTTctgcttttttcttttctctgaaTTTGCTGCTGCGTTCAATCCAATCTCATACTCCTCATCTTCAACTATAATGGCGCTGGAGGATACTCTTGTTGGTGGTGCATCAGGAATTCTGAAAACTCTGGTTTCTTTTGTTGCCAGTGAGACTAGTCTGGCTTGGGGTATCAAGGATGAGCTGAAAAAAGTTAAAGACACATTGGAGGTGATCGATGCTAAAATCTCTGATGTGGAAAGGAAGCAGGTGAATGATGCTGAAGTATTACTTAGGTTAAAAAGGCTCAAGGGAGCTTCTTACGATGCTGATGATGTTCTAGATAAATTTTCCTATGAAGTTTTGCGACGATCTGAAAACCGCAACGGTAAGGTAAAACAATTTTTTTCATCCTCCAACCAAGTTGCATTTCGTATTAAAATGGCTAAAAAAATCAATGGTATCAATGACGAGCTAAGCCAAATTGTAACTGATATGaaaaaatttcagtttcaatcGACTAGTGATACTAGTCGATACGATGCCCAAATTGCTGAGAAACGCAAGCGCCTAACTGCTTCATTCTTTGGAGATGATTCAAACATCGTAGGAAGAGGGCATGATAAGTCTGAACTAATAAAGCtgttgacttcatcatcttctgtATATTTTAATCAACAAGAAAAAGTCTCAGTCATATCCACAGTGGGTATGGGGGGCTGGGAAAGACCACTTTGGCTCAATCCATCTACAAGTCGGTAGAAAAACACTTCATAATAAGATTATGGGTTTGTGTGTCTGATGAGTTTGATGTTTACAACATCTTACGAAACATTTTGGAGTCCATTACTGACTCTAAATGCCCTAAATATTCAAACACTCATGTATTGGTAGATAAAGTTAGAAAGGAACTGGAAAATAAACTTTACTTGTTGGTACTTGATGATATATGGAATGAAGATTTCATGGAATGGAATAAACTTAAAAGCTATCTAGACGTTGGTACTGCAGGCAGCAAAATTATTGTCACCACACGTAAACAAGAAGTTGCTTCTGTTGTACGGGGTATTATTCCTCCGTACAATCTTGGTGTATTATCCGAAGTTCAGTGTTGGTCCATCATCAAAAAGAAAGCTTTTTCTCCCGGTGGAGCATCAGAGACCCCAAATATGAAAGATATAGGAGAGCAAATAGCTAAAAAATGTGGAGGTTTGCCGCTCGCTGCAACCTTTTTCGGCAGTCTTATGCATTCAAAGAATGATGAAAGGCATTGGTTGTCTATCAGAGATGACAAAAGCTTACAAACCCGAGAGCATAAAAGTGCTGGAATCATACCGATATTGAAATTGAGCTTTGACCATTTGCCATCCCATTCAAAACAGTGTTTCACTTACTGTTGTTTATTTCCCAAAGATTTGGAATTTGACAGAGAAACACTGATTCATCTGTGGATGGCTGAAGGATTCCTTCATCCATATCATGGAGGAAATCAAAACTCACTGGAAGATATAGGTAATGATTATTTCTTTGATTTGTTGTCTAACTCCTTCTTTCAAGATGTGAAAAAAGACGACGCAGGTGACATTCGAGCGTTCAAAATGCATGATTTAGTTCATGATCTTGCACGAAGTGTCGTTGGCAGCCATGAAGTCAAGATTCTGAATGCAAGTGAGATGCAAAATGATCTGTCAGAAATTCGTCGTCTAGAACTACTTATGGAAGGAGAAGTATCAGTTTCTAATATTCTGAGCAGAGCACAAAAATTGCGGACAGTTTTCTACCAAGGTGAATGTTTTTCTAATTTGAGTCCAGTTAGTAACAAGCGTTTACGTGTGTTATATCGGCTTGGTGATCATGACACCCTGGAAACTATATCTTCATCTTTTACACACTTTTCACCTTTTATACACTTGAGGTACCTTTTCCTTAGCAATTGCAAAATTGAAGATGCTCATGCCGCGTCCATAAGTCAACTCTATAACCTGCAGACTCTTAACCTTACTAATGCAAAAGATGTTCAAATGATTCTCAACGTGATTGGTTCTTTGATAAATTTACGGCATCTAGGTCTCTCTGGTTCAGACGTTGAAGTGTTACCGGATTCTATACTTAAGCTCACCAGTTTACAGACTTTAGATACTTCGTATACGGATATCACCGAGCTACCCATAAACATTGGATCACTTGAAAACCTTCGGTCACTTGATATTTCATGTACAGGAATCACAGAATTACCCATATATATTGTATCTCTAGAAAACCTGCAGTTCCTTCATATTTCAGATACAGATATCACAAAATTACCTGTAAATATCGGATCTCTCCAAAACCTTCTGTCCCTTGatatttcaaaaacaaaaatcacagAATTACCCGATTCCATCACTCGAATATATAATTTAAGGAGGTTGGAATTCAAGAAGTGTCGGGAATTAAAAGTATTACCTCGTAACTTTGGAGCTTTGACACAATTAAAGTCTCTTGATTTGAGAAATAGTGGAATAACATAATTGCCCGAGTCTTTGTGTACTAACGTCTGCAAATTAGAGTCTGTGGACCTTGGATATTTTTGCAAGATTCCCAAAGATATTAAGAATTGGGTGGAATTGAAAAATCTGAAATACGACACAGAGGGTGAGACTAGAGGTATAGAAATGCTAAGTCTCTTGGAAGTATTAGATTCGTGCTGTGTCAGGGAAGAAGATGAGGACTGCGTCGGGAGTGATTCTAGTGGGATCGAAGAATTAGCAAACCTGAATTTACTTGAGAAGCTAAACATAAAACAATTAGAAAATGTGAGAGGTAAAATTGATGCAGAGAGGGCAATGTTAAAAGACAAGCAAAACATTCGAGAATTGGGTCTTTATTGGAAATTAGTGTCAACAGAATGAGAAGAAGAATCAGGTGaatcagatgaagaagaagatatggtATTAGATGGTCTCCAACCTCACCCTAATTTAAAAGAATtgaatatacaaggattctacGGTTCGAAGTTTCCGAAGTGGATGGGTTCATTTTCTTATCTTCTGAATTTAGTGAAGTTAAATTTATCAAATTGCTATAGATGTGAGAAACTTCCAGCACTAGGTATGCTCCCATGTCTTAAGGTTCTTTGTCTGTTTAGATTGGAATCTGTCAGTTTTTTGGGTCAAGACTTTTAttaccaagaagaagaagaagaaatcaaaggttctGTAAAAGCTACGGCtacaacaacatcatcattccCTTCGCCAGTTCAGTTGAGCATTCAATGTATGAAAAATCTAGAAAAATGGGTTACCCCTCCACGACCCTACAACTCCTTACCTGTCCTTGAGGATCTATATATATGTTTTTGCGATATATTGACATCTCTACCGGATTTACGGTTATGGACTTCTCTTCGAAAATTAAGTATCTTTgaattaggggtgtaaataatacccgaaaatactcggcctgcctgtatccgcccgagcccgcctgtactcGAAGTAGCCCAAAGCTTGTAATGGCCCGTgatggaccacccggcctggcctggattaatttattgggcggtctcgggctttgcgattaattatgatgcccgtcctgatacccggcctggtgcccggcctgaagccttttatgtgccattaatcatttaatatcctcttaaaaagatttaaaagttacaattttataattgtcaattttgtgtcaagaaaaataaaatatataattatttttttacttataattaaccttttcaaaacattatcggtaatatattttcttattagaaagtttattgtactataattaattatttattataggctaaaattaaaaatttatcagtgtaatttaaatataaaataatactatcacttacgatatgcgatgttggaaaggaaaggatattgtatttaataccgttcatttgaaaatttaaacttaaaaaaaaaaaaaaaaaatagtggcctgtccggcccgatctggcctgcccgtataaaaagcgggctttggacggtctttgggtagcaaattatctacttgtgcccggcctgtccggcctaaatttatttacgggctcacaaatattaagcctggcctgcccggcctgtcttagtttttagGTCGGGCGGCCCTGCCtacccgaatttacacccctactttGAATGCAAAAAACTGAAGGAGTCAGTGCCGTATGATCTCAAGAAATCCCTCCCCTTTCTTGAAGAACTGTATGATGATATGCTTGAAAACAATAATTTGATGGAGGTGAAGCAGTAAATTCATAATGTTCAGCAAGACATATAAATATTTGTAATTTTCTCTCTCTGTATATAATTTTACTATTTCATTTCCAACAGCATGCTGGGCATAGGTGTAAGTTCTATTTGATGCTCGAAAGAAAGTTCTATTTTCCTTGGCAAAGTTCTATTTCAATTCCAACATCATGCTGGGCATAGGTCTAAGTTCTATTTCATGCTTATAAAAAAAAGttctatttttaaaaaaaaagttatatttttaaaattattcaTTCATCACCTTGGCCCAAGTCAGGAccaaagaaaattatttatttgacgagtttattcatttatcgaacattCATTTGTCAAGATTGGACTGTAAAGCATAATAATTTAGGGGAACAATTTCAAAAGTGTCAGGTTGTTAATAATGTTAGCTATGTACAGCGTACTCGCAATATTTAGAGCTCATTTTTCTCATGGAACCGATAATACGACTTATTACAACATTTTTTGTTACCTAATGCAAAAGTCTCCTCACTAGCTTAGTCAAGATAATTCTCCACCTTAAAGCCAAGCGATGCCCTGTAATACTTGGATTTAGCTCAAGGTAACTCCAGACTCCAAGGGAGGAACAATTCCACATGGACTGACTCTTGAATATTTGAATAATTGAAAAATACTATGCCAAGAAAAACGAAGAAACAAATAACTCTAAATTTGGAAACCGTATGCTATGTATAtacagtaaaacttcgataaataATAGGGTTGAGATCAAAAAAAATTATCGATTTAAAATTTAGTTTATCCAAATCTAGTTGGGATcagaaattttttttattttagtgaaGTAATTAATTTATCGAGGACTAATTTATCGAAATTCGATTGTATTTATAGTTGAATTTCTTAACACGGTTTTTACGATATCAGAATGCAACACAGCTCCTTTAAaatagaatcctattattggggcttaaagTGTTTGGAATTTGGGGGCTTAAAGTGCTATGAAACATACTAAGGGGATAAGGGGAAACTAAGTTATTTGAAAAGTCAAATATATCCTTGACCATTACTAtacctaaaatcaaaattaaatcaaatttcaaaataaaaattaattcacccaacctttttttttcttcttcttctcaaaatcaaacaaaacattgatttttttttatccaaatcaaacaaaaccttGAATTTTATTAAGATTTATTCTCAATATGAGAAGATCACAACGATTTAGATTATCATAGACTTGTTATGATTTTATTGTATATAAATACATTGTACCAAAAATTAGAGATTAAAGATTAGACGAATGAATCTGTCAAAACACATTTAAATCCTCCAAAATACTACATAttcaaaaatccaccatttatTTTGTTCTTAAATTGGTTTAATAGTTAAGATCAAAGAATCTATGGTTTAAGAAAACTGGTTCTGGGAAAATTACGGCTAGGAGTTCTTTACGAACTAGCCGTAACTGGGTCGACATGGTTGAGACTCAAAGAACTCCCAACCTTAAAATAGCAAAAAGGTTGGGACTAAAAGAACTCCCAACCATAAATATATTAACACACGGTTGGGACATTCCCATCCGTTAATTGCTCTGTATCTGTAGACAATAAGGAAATGATCCCACATCGGTTGGGAATTCCCAATCGAAACCTAGGTTCTCAGCCGTTCTACTAGTTTCCAAGCCGTGAATTTTTTGTCGGTCGGGTTGTAAATTTTTCCCAGCCGTGATGTTAGATGTCGGTTGGGTTTGATAGTTTTCCCAGCCGTATTGGTTTATGTCGGTTGGGTAGGAAAGCCGAAAATATGAACAGCGATATCACAGAGGAATTTGCGTCTAGGATCCATCATAAAACCATACCGTAACACCATTACAGATGGGACGCATTAAAAACGGATAAAGTTCAGATTTACGGCTTGGATCCATGAAACAACCAAACCGTAACCTGTTTAAACGGCCAGGAAGTGAAGAAACTCCAAGCCCTAACTAGCTAATATCGATCAGAAGTTTATATGTTTCCTGGCCGTAATTCTCCAACTGCATTGAGTTAATCCGTTGCGTTTTTGAGGAACGGCTAGTTTTTTCAAAAATTATCCGGTGGGTCATTTTTTGGCTATAAAATGACCCTTCTCCCATCTACTTTTTCACACAGAACACGCTCCCTCTCTATCTCTCTCACAATTGTAggaaaaaaaggaagaaacatGGTGACTCCTTACACCACTGAAGAAGATATGGCAATCGTTAGAGCGACGCTCACGGTGAGAAAGCATGACGAAAATCAAGGCATTAACGCGGGTGAAAGTGATGATTCTCAATTAATCCGTATATTTATGATCTTTGTGGCCATAAATGGTAATCCAAATGGAAGATTGATGAACCAAATAAAGGATATGTTCAAGGAGAGTTACCAAGATATGGAAGTTTTTAGGGTTCAATTAGCACAGGTGAAGGTGATGAGTCCAGAAATGTCCTTTCTCAATAGAGTGAGTATGTGCAAATGTCTTCTAATTAAGTAAGTTTTGAATAAAACACTAACtttactttgattttttttttaggtcgcCTGGCCTGTTGGCCGTTACCAAGTTATTCGTCGCAAAGAATTTGAGCATGAAAAATGTTATTAGATTGCGAGAGAGTTTATTCAGATTTACAACCAACCTTGATTATTTAAGTGTATTACTCCATGGTTTATGTAATGGTAACATTATTGATGAATGGAAAGTGAAAAATTTGATCGAATACGACTACAAAATTTACAAAGTCAACCAAAGTTACGGCTTGGAAACCCAACCGGAAGTTTCTGTAAACATGGGAATCTTAAATAACGGCCAGAATATGCTTCCGTAAATTTTTAAATCCCAACCgagaaatcatcttccaaaccgaTATATCAATTAAGGTTTGGAAACAATGAAAACCCAGCCGTAAATATGAATTTTCAGTATTATGGTCAAAACAGTTAGGTCGTTCTGCATTAAAACATGATCGTAAATACttgaaaaaatataaaacaaaatgGTGTTTCATTCATTGAACCGGAAAAACATACATATTTCATTACATTGATAAGATAGATCATAAAAATTAAAACCCTTATTCGTATCAGTCAAAATCATAGGTAGTATTTTCTAAGATGCGATAGCTATCATTTTGTTGAAACTCTTTCCCATGATAACTAAGATTTGGGTGAGCAAGAGATGATATAATGGTCTCCTTTTATAGGGTTTAATGACATAACAGTTATGTTTTTTGAAAACTAGTTGTTTAGTTTAAAAATAGAAGTCAAGCAATGCATTAAATGCATTGGTTGAGAGAGTTCATGCCTACAAACGGCTGGGTATCCTAGCTGTTTATTGCGTTTACGGTTGGGTGTTGAACCGTAATTGAAACACAGAACTATTCGGCCAGGAGTTCTTACTAACCCAGCCGTTTGTTTGAATTACGGCCAGAAGTTCTTAAAAACCTAGCCGTTAATTTATATTACAGCATGGAATCCTTAATCTT
The nucleotide sequence above comes from Papaver somniferum cultivar HN1 chromosome 8, ASM357369v1, whole genome shotgun sequence. Encoded proteins:
- the LOC113303567 gene encoding putative disease resistance protein RGA1 isoform X3, which translates into the protein MALEDTLVGGASGILKTLVSFVASETSLAWGIKDELKKVKDTLEVIDAKISDVERKQVNDAEVLLRLKRLKGASYDADDVLDKFSYEVLRRSENRNGKFQSTSDTSRYDAQIAEKRKRLTASFFGDDSNIVGRGHDKSELIKLLTSSSSVYFNQQEKVSVISTVGMGGWERPLWLNPSTSR
- the LOC113303567 gene encoding disease resistance protein RGA2-like isoform X4: MALEDTLVGGASGILKTLVSFVASETSLAWGIKDELKKVKDTLEVIDAKISDVERKQVNDAEVLLRLKRLKGASYDADDVLDKFSYEVLRRSENRNGKAAKLLSPHVNKKLLLLYGVLFLRTILVYYPKFSVGPSSKRKLFLPVEHQRPQI
- the LOC113303567 gene encoding putative disease resistance protein RGA3 isoform X1, with protein sequence MEWNKLKSYLDVGTAGSKIIVTTRKQEVASVVRGIIPPYNLGVLSEVQCWSIIKKKAFSPGGASETPNMKDIGEQIAKKCGGLPLAATFFGSLMHSKNDERHWLSIRDDKSLQTREHKSAGIIPILKLSFDHLPSHSKQCFTYCCLFPKDLEFDRETLIHLWMAEGFLHPYHGGNQNSLEDIGNDYFFDLLSNSFFQDVKKDDAGDIRAFKMHDLVHDLARSVVGSHEVKILNASEMQNDLSEIRRLELLMEGEVSVSNILSRAQKLRTVFYQGECFSNLSPVSNKRLRVLYRLGDHDTLETISSSFTHFSPFIHLRYLFLSNCKIEDAHAASISQLYNLQTLNLTNAKDVQMILNVIGSLINLRHLGLSGSDVEVLPDSILKLTSLQTLDTSYTDITELPINIGSLENLRSLDISCTGITELPIYIVSLENLQFLHISDTDITKLPVNIGSLQNLLSLDISKTKITELPDSITRIYNLRRLEFKKCRELKVLPRNFGALTQLKSLDLRNSGIT
- the LOC113303567 gene encoding putative disease resistance protein RGA3 isoform X2, whose protein sequence is MKDIGEQIAKKCGGLPLAATFFGSLMHSKNDERHWLSIRDDKSLQTREHKSAGIIPILKLSFDHLPSHSKQCFTYCCLFPKDLEFDRETLIHLWMAEGFLHPYHGGNQNSLEDIGNDYFFDLLSNSFFQDVKKDDAGDIRAFKMHDLVHDLARSVVGSHEVKILNASEMQNDLSEIRRLELLMEGEVSVSNILSRAQKLRTVFYQGECFSNLSPVSNKRLRVLYRLGDHDTLETISSSFTHFSPFIHLRYLFLSNCKIEDAHAASISQLYNLQTLNLTNAKDVQMILNVIGSLINLRHLGLSGSDVEVLPDSILKLTSLQTLDTSYTDITELPINIGSLENLRSLDISCTGITELPIYIVSLENLQFLHISDTDITKLPVNIGSLQNLLSLDISKTKITELPDSITRIYNLRRLEFKKCRELKVLPRNFGALTQLKSLDLRNSGIT